From Actinoplanes oblitus, a single genomic window includes:
- a CDS encoding cellulose binding domain-containing protein: protein MAYRRSLPQLTAVLAALALATAMLTGVLGGTATAAPVGAAATTAGCGKTPTLASGTRTIRSGGQNRTYILRVPDGYDRNRPYKLIFAFHWLNGTAGNVASAGYYGLQGLSGNSAILVAPQGIDNGWANTGGRDLTLVDDLTALIEGDLCVDTSQLFALGWSYGGAMSYAVACARPAVFRAVAVLSGANLSGCSGATQPIAYLGIHGTHDSVLDISQGRALRDTFVRVNGCTPQNPPEPARGSLTHIVTAYAGCRAGYPVEWAAFDGDHTPEPVDGSTSTSGARTWVGGEVWKFFSQLPSTTTPSTSPSSSPSSSPSSSPSSSPSTTPGGCTATFRVVNDWPGGFQAEVTVANTGSAAVTGWRVTWTLPSGQSVSQVWNGTLTTGGGTATVANATYNGSIAPGATTTFGLIAAGGSASAPPLTCNAV from the coding sequence ATGGCGTACCGACGCAGTCTCCCGCAGCTGACCGCGGTCCTGGCCGCGCTGGCACTGGCCACCGCGATGCTCACCGGCGTGCTGGGCGGAACCGCAACCGCGGCCCCGGTCGGCGCCGCGGCCACCACCGCCGGATGCGGCAAGACGCCGACGCTGGCCAGCGGCACCCGCACCATCCGCAGCGGGGGCCAGAACCGCACCTACATCCTCCGGGTACCGGACGGCTACGACCGGAACCGCCCGTACAAACTGATCTTCGCCTTCCACTGGCTGAACGGCACCGCCGGCAATGTCGCCAGCGCCGGCTACTACGGGCTGCAGGGCCTCTCCGGCAACAGCGCGATCCTGGTCGCCCCGCAGGGCATCGACAACGGCTGGGCGAACACCGGCGGCCGGGACCTGACCCTGGTCGACGACCTGACCGCGCTGATCGAGGGTGACCTGTGCGTCGACACCTCGCAGCTGTTCGCCCTCGGCTGGAGTTACGGCGGCGCCATGAGCTACGCCGTCGCGTGCGCCCGCCCGGCCGTCTTCCGGGCGGTCGCCGTGCTCTCCGGGGCCAACCTCAGCGGCTGCTCCGGTGCCACCCAGCCGATCGCCTACCTGGGCATCCACGGCACCCACGACAGCGTCCTGGACATCTCGCAGGGACGCGCGCTGCGGGACACGTTCGTCCGGGTCAACGGCTGCACCCCGCAGAACCCGCCGGAACCGGCCCGGGGCAGTCTGACCCACATCGTCACCGCCTACGCCGGCTGCCGGGCGGGCTACCCGGTGGAGTGGGCGGCGTTCGACGGGGACCACACCCCGGAGCCGGTGGACGGATCGACGAGCACGAGCGGCGCGCGGACCTGGGTCGGTGGCGAGGTCTGGAAGTTCTTCTCGCAACTGCCCAGCACCACGACACCGTCCACCTCGCCGTCCAGTTCGCCGTCCAGTTCGCCGTCCAGTTCGCCGTCCAGTTCGCCGTCCACGACACCCGGCGGCTGCACGGCGACGTTCCGCGTCGTCAACGACTGGCCGGGCGGGTTCCAGGCGGAGGTGACCGTCGCCAACACCGGGTCGGCGGCAGTCACCGGATGGCGGGTGACCTGGACGCTGCCCAGCGGCCAGTCGGTCAGCCAGGTCTGGAACGGCACGCTGACCACCGGCGGCGGCACCGCGACGGTGGCCAACGCGACGTACAACGGCTCGATCGCGCCGGGTGCCACGACCACCTTCGGCCTGATCGCCGCCGGTGGGTCGGCCAGCGCGCCACCATTGACCTGTAACGCCGTCTGA
- a CDS encoding endo-1,4-beta-xylanase — MPLLKKSRSVLLASAAVGVAVAAGVAVVGTAEAASTLGASAAQTGRYFGAAIAAGRLGDATYTGILTREFNAVTPENEMKWDATEPSQGRFTFTNGDRILNQGLSNGSKVRGHALLWHAQQPGWAQSLSGSALRTAAINHVTQVATHYKGKIYAWDVVNEAFADGGSGGRRDSNLQRTGNDWIEAAFRAARAADPNAKLCYNDYNTDGINAKSTGVYNMVRDFKSRGVPIDCVGFQSHLGTGIPGDYQANLQRFADLGVDVQITELDVAQGGNQANIYASVTRACLAVSRCAGITVWGIRDSDSWRTGENPLLFDNSGNKKAAYTAVLNALNAGGTTNPPSPSSPSPSSPSPSSPQPGGACTASVSLNSWNGGFVATIKVTAGSAAVNGWTVGVALPAGSAVTNAWSATNSASTGTVSFRNVSYNGQIPAGGSTEFGFQGTGTGPAATPTCAAG; from the coding sequence ATGCCCCTGCTCAAGAAGAGTCGCTCCGTGCTGCTGGCCTCGGCCGCGGTGGGCGTCGCCGTCGCGGCCGGCGTGGCCGTGGTCGGCACCGCCGAGGCGGCCAGCACGCTCGGCGCCTCGGCGGCGCAGACCGGCCGCTACTTCGGCGCGGCGATCGCCGCCGGCCGCCTCGGCGACGCCACCTACACCGGCATCCTGACCCGCGAGTTCAACGCGGTGACGCCGGAGAACGAGATGAAGTGGGACGCCACCGAACCGTCCCAGGGCCGGTTCACCTTCACCAACGGCGACCGGATCCTCAACCAGGGCTTGTCCAACGGCTCCAAGGTCCGCGGCCACGCCCTGCTCTGGCACGCCCAGCAGCCCGGCTGGGCGCAGTCGTTGTCCGGCAGCGCGCTGCGCACCGCGGCGATCAACCACGTCACCCAGGTCGCCACCCACTACAAGGGCAAGATCTACGCCTGGGACGTGGTCAACGAGGCGTTCGCCGACGGCGGCAGCGGTGGCCGGCGGGACTCGAACCTGCAGCGCACCGGCAACGACTGGATCGAGGCCGCGTTCCGCGCCGCCCGGGCCGCCGACCCGAACGCGAAGCTCTGCTACAACGACTACAACACCGACGGGATCAACGCGAAGTCGACGGGCGTGTACAACATGGTCCGCGACTTCAAGTCGCGCGGCGTGCCGATCGACTGCGTGGGCTTCCAGTCCCACCTGGGCACCGGCATCCCCGGTGACTACCAGGCCAACCTGCAGCGCTTCGCCGACCTGGGCGTCGACGTGCAGATCACCGAGCTGGACGTGGCGCAGGGCGGCAACCAGGCGAACATCTACGCGAGCGTGACCCGGGCCTGCCTGGCGGTGTCCCGGTGCGCCGGCATCACCGTCTGGGGCATCCGGGACAGCGACTCCTGGCGTACCGGCGAGAATCCCCTGCTGTTCGACAACTCCGGCAACAAGAAGGCCGCGTACACCGCGGTGCTCAACGCGCTGAACGCCGGTGGCACCACCAACCCGCCCTCCCCGTCGTCGCCGTCGCCGTCCTCGCCGTCGCCGTCCTCGCCGCAGCCCGGCGGCGCCTGCACCGCCTCGGTGTCGCTCAACTCGTGGAACGGCGGATTCGTCGCCACCATCAAGGTCACCGCGGGCTCGGCCGCCGTGAACGGCTGGACCGTCGGGGTGGCGCTACCCGCGGGCAGCGCCGTGACCAACGCCTGGAGCGCCACCAACAGCGCGAGCACCGGCACGGTGAGCTTCCGCAACGTCTCCTACAACGGGCAGATCCCGGCCGGCGGCAGCACCGAGTTCGGTTTCCAGGGCACCGGCACCGGGCCGGCCGCCACACCGACCTGCGCGGCGGGCTGA